One window of Chloroflexus aggregans DSM 9485 genomic DNA carries:
- a CDS encoding DUF4388 domain-containing protein: protein MALAGDLSEFSLTDIIQLLQLSKKTGGVEIDGRRGTQRLTGWIFFRDGKIVDAKLPGLTPLEAVYAFFTVTSGPFRFHEGVTSPQVTITASNESIIMEGIHRQETWSQQQETAPSLTMVPRLVPNPASGSVEISLDAEEWRVLTMINGKHTVGQIAQRSGIGEARTLEIITKLMQSGLIERREAAAGESLAPEFEQIAAGYLGAGANALLQEAYRIAGVTDPSRASAAEMLAAADAFEAEARRLIGADRAGQAAAQLRERARELLV from the coding sequence ATGGCGCTGGCAGGTGATTTGAGTGAATTCTCACTCACCGATATTATTCAGTTGTTGCAACTCAGTAAGAAGACCGGTGGAGTCGAGATTGATGGCCGGCGTGGCACTCAACGGCTAACCGGATGGATCTTCTTTCGTGATGGTAAAATCGTCGATGCAAAATTGCCCGGCCTGACACCTCTCGAAGCCGTCTATGCCTTCTTTACCGTGACGAGTGGTCCCTTCCGTTTTCATGAAGGGGTAACGTCGCCCCAAGTCACCATTACGGCCAGCAACGAATCGATTATTATGGAGGGTATTCATCGCCAGGAGACGTGGTCGCAACAACAAGAGACTGCCCCGTCCCTGACGATGGTGCCTCGTCTCGTGCCAAACCCTGCCTCGGGTAGTGTTGAGATTAGCCTTGACGCCGAGGAGTGGCGCGTGCTGACGATGATCAACGGAAAACACACGGTTGGGCAAATTGCCCAGCGCAGTGGTATTGGTGAGGCGCGCACCCTTGAGATTATTACGAAGTTAATGCAGAGTGGCTTGATCGAACGGCGCGAAGCTGCTGCCGGTGAGTCGTTAGCCCCTGAGTTCGAACAGATCGCTGCCGGCTATCTCGGCGCCGGTGCCAATGCCTTGCTCCAAGAGGCGTACCGGATCGCCGGTGTGACCGATCCGTCACGTGCATCGGCCGCCGAAATGCTCGCCGCCGCCGATGCGTTTGAGGCAGAGGCCCGTCGCCTGATCGGCGCCGACCGCGCCGGTCAAGCCGCGGCCCAACTCCGTGAGCGCGCCCGTGAGTTACTCGTGTGA
- a CDS encoding GTP-binding protein: MALINVAAREIHCKIVYYGPGMCGKTTNLQYIHSQVPKEVKGDLLSIATETERTLFFDFLPLDLGKVRGFQTRFHLYTVPGQVLYERTRVAVLNGADGVVFVADSHKAKMQENINSLRELAQNITRQNKRFADFPIVLQYNKRDLPPDVLASVEMMDHFLGVKKMNWPRIEAIATKGVGVFETLRAISRVVISKL, from the coding sequence ATGGCTCTGATCAATGTCGCTGCGCGTGAAATACATTGCAAGATCGTCTATTATGGCCCCGGTATGTGCGGTAAGACGACGAACTTGCAGTACATCCACAGCCAGGTGCCGAAAGAGGTTAAGGGCGATCTGCTTTCCATTGCTACCGAAACCGAACGCACCCTCTTCTTCGACTTTCTACCGCTCGATCTCGGTAAAGTGCGAGGGTTTCAGACACGCTTCCACCTTTATACGGTACCGGGGCAAGTGCTCTATGAACGAACCCGCGTGGCGGTGCTGAATGGCGCCGACGGTGTGGTGTTTGTTGCCGATTCACACAAAGCGAAAATGCAGGAAAATATCAATAGCCTGCGTGAGTTGGCCCAGAATATTACGCGCCAAAATAAGCGTTTTGCCGATTTTCCCATCGTGTTGCAATACAACAAACGTGATTTGCCCCCAGATGTGCTGGCTTCGGTGGAGATGATGGATCATTTCTTAGGTGTAAAAAAAATGAATTGGCCGCGTATTGAGGCAATTGCAACGAAAGGTGTTGGTGTATTTGAGACGTTACGTGCTATTAGTCGGGTAGTTATTAGTAAATTGTAG
- a CDS encoding roadblock/LC7 domain-containing protein: MDPQLTSIIVPSEEIAQIEECLARLVEDTGSDYALLLDKSGQVISSKGDGDRQDITALGALIAGVFASSREVAKLLRERDFRASFQQGVRENIFIALIEEQWILCIIFNKGTHIGLVKVLTKKATDELAAVLERVRQQHKARDEVLGSAFRTSMEDTIDLLFRD, from the coding sequence ATGGATCCACAGTTGACAAGTATCATCGTACCCTCAGAAGAGATTGCTCAGATCGAGGAATGTCTCGCCCGCTTGGTCGAAGACACCGGCAGTGACTATGCACTCCTCCTCGATAAGAGTGGCCAGGTTATCTCTTCTAAGGGCGATGGTGACCGCCAAGACATTACGGCTCTCGGTGCATTGATTGCCGGTGTGTTCGCCTCCTCACGCGAGGTAGCGAAGCTGTTGCGCGAACGAGATTTTCGGGCCTCGTTTCAGCAAGGTGTACGCGAAAATATTTTTATCGCCCTGATCGAAGAACAGTGGATTCTCTGCATTATCTTCAACAAGGGTACCCATATCGGGTTGGTAAAGGTCCTGACCAAGAAGGCTACCGACGAGTTGGCCGCCGTGCTCGAACGAGTGCGCCAGCAACACAAAGCACGCGATGAGGTGCTCGGTTCGGCCTTCCGCACGTCGATGGAAGATACTATCGATCTCCTGTTCCGCGATTAG
- a CDS encoding roadblock/LC7 domain-containing protein: MSSELKELLNRFRMVESVEAAAVVATDGLLIESVSRAGVDIDAIGAVASNGLAMVDALGREIAKGSTVQAVLEYDEGLVLIEPISDDAMLLLLTNSRDDLGLLRFLAAKHRDEMIDALSAI, from the coding sequence ATGAGCAGTGAGCTGAAAGAGCTTCTCAACCGATTCCGAATGGTCGAGAGCGTTGAAGCAGCGGCCGTGGTCGCGACCGATGGATTATTGATCGAAAGTGTCTCACGCGCCGGGGTCGACATTGATGCGATTGGTGCCGTTGCCTCCAATGGATTGGCGATGGTTGATGCTCTCGGGCGCGAAATAGCCAAAGGTAGCACCGTACAGGCGGTTCTTGAATACGACGAAGGCCTGGTGTTGATCGAACCGATCAGCGACGATGCAATGCTCTTGCTCTTAACCAATTCGCGTGACGATCTGGGTCTTTTGCGGTTTCTCGCTGCAAAACATCGTGACGAGATGATCGATGCGCTGAGCGCAATCTAA
- a CDS encoding helix-turn-helix domain-containing protein: protein MKLDLSGKRAKKLIREHNLTPEEIQQIVAAARINLATFDPGYRANVTQIADELRRSRPTIYGWADRALAATIDSLRSIRTGRPPKERERSGQTGDA from the coding sequence ATGAAGTTGGATCTGAGCGGCAAGCGCGCTAAGAAGCTGATCCGGGAACACAACCTCACGCCCGAAGAGATCCAGCAAATCGTCGCGGCAGCTCGTATTAATCTCGCCACCTTTGATCCGGGCTACCGGGCAAACGTCACCCAAATTGCCGACGAATTGCGCAGAAGCCGCCCAACCATCTATGGCTGGGCCGATCGGGCACTGGCCGCCACCATCGACTCGCTCCGCAGTATTCGGACCGGGCGTCCACCCAAAGAGCGCGAACGATCGGGCCAAACGGGCGACGCCTAA